The Canis aureus isolate CA01 chromosome 11, VMU_Caureus_v.1.0, whole genome shotgun sequence genome has a segment encoding these proteins:
- the DNAJC14 gene encoding dnaJ homolog subfamily C member 14, with product MAQKHPGERGLCGAHHSGGASFRTLGSSVDPEILSFSGLRDSAGPAPNGTRCLTEHSSPKYTQPPNPAHWSDPSHGPPRGPGPPRDGEDPDQSEASSEEESGVDQELSRENEAGYQEDGNPSFLSIPSACNCQGTPGIPEGSYSEGGDSSPSNFCHHCTSPVLGEDEELEEEYDDEEPLKFPSDFSRVPSGKKPPPRRQRHRILAKEDTRDGGRRDPRSPGRHRLGRKRSQADKRRGLGLWGAEELCQLGQAGFWWLIELLVLVGEYVETCGHLIYACRQLKGSDLDLFRVWLGVWAGRLGGWAQVMFQFLSQGCCYGAGLFTRFLRLLGALLLLALALFLGCLQLGWRFLVGLGDRLGWRGKATWLFSWLDFPTLQRCLILLRDSRPWQQLVKMFQWGWLELPWVKPRTNRQGNAPVAGGRYCQPEEEVARLLTMAGVPEDELNPFHVLGVEATASDVELKKAYRQLAVMVHPDKNHHPRAEEAFKVLRAAWDIVSNPERRKEYEMKRMAENELSRSVNEFLSKLQDDLKEAMNTMMCSRCQGKHRRFEMDREPKSARYCAECNKLHPAEEGDFWAESSMLGLKITYFALMDGKVYDITEWAGCQRVGISPDTHRVPYHISFGSRIPGTSGRQRATPDAPPADLQDFLSRIFQVPPGQMPNGNFFAAPQPGPGPTAASKPNSTVPKGEAKPKRRKKVRRPFQR from the exons ATGGCCCAGAAGCACCCCGGAGAAAGAGGGTTGTGTGGAGCCCACCACAGTGGTGGTGCCTCCTTCAGGACTTTAGGATCCTCTGTGGACCCTGAAATACTTTCATTCTCAGGACTCAGGGACTCAGCGGGGCCTGCTCCCAATGGTACCCGCTGCCTCACAGAGCACTCTAGTCCCAAGTACACACAGCCCCCAAACCCAGCCCACTGGTCGGATCCAAGCCATGGCCCCCCAAGGGGTCCTGGACCCCCTAGGGATGGAGAGGACCCCGATCAGAGTGAGGCATCTTCAGAAGAAGAGTCAGGAGTGGACCAGGAACTCTCAAGAGAGAATGAGGCTGGGTACCAGGAGGATGGgaacccttcttttctttccattccgTCTGCTTGCAACTGCCAGGGAACCCCTGGAATCCCTGAAGGGTCTTACTCTGAGGGAGGAGATAGCTCTCCTAGCAACTTTTGCCATCATTGTACCTCTCCCGTTTTGGGGGAAGATGAAGAGTTGGAAGAGGAATATGATGATGAGGAACCTCTCAAGTTCCCCAGTGATTTTTCACGTGTGCCCAGTGGGAAGAAACCTCCACCCCGGAGACAGCGGCACCGCATTCTGGCCAAGGAGGATACTCGGGACGGTGGACGCAGAGATCCCAGGTCCCCTGGCCGACATCGGCTGGGCCGGAAACGAAGTCAGGCAGATAAGCGCAGAGGCCTCGGATTATGGGGAGCAGAGGAACTATGTCAGCTTGGACAGGCAGGCTTCTGGTGGCTGATTGAACTGCTGGTATTGGTGGGAGAGTACGTGGAAACTTGTGGCCATCTCATCTATGCATGCAGGCAGCTGAAAGGCAGTGATCTGGACCTTTTTCGAGTCTGGTTGGGAGTCTGGGCAGGGCGGCTGGGGGGCTGGGCCCAGGTGATGTTCCAATTTCTGAGCCAAGGATGTTGCTATGGAGCAGGGCTGTTCACCCGTTTTCTTAGGCTACTGGGTGCTTTGCTGCTCCTGGCTCTGGCCCTCTTCTTGGGCTGTCTACAGTTGGGCTGGCGGTTTCTGGTGGGACTGGGTGACCGGTTAGGCTGGAGGGGTAAAGCTACTTGGCTCTTTTCTTGGTTGGATTTCCCCACCTTGCAGCGTTGCCTGATTCTGTTAAGAGATAGCAGGCCATGGCAGCAGTTGGTAAAAATGTTTCAGTGGGGTTGGCTGGAGTTGCCTTGGGTCAAGCCAAGGACTAACAGGCAGGGGAATGCACCTGTAGCTGGTGGTCGCTACTGCCAGCCTGAAGAGGAAGTGGCTCGACTCTTGACCATGGCTGGGGTTCCTGAGGATGAGCTAAACCCTTTCCATGTGTTGGGGGTTGAAGCCACAGCATCAGATGTTGAACTGAAGAAGGCCTATAGGCAGCTGGCAGTGATG GTTCATCCTGACAAAAATCATCATCCCCGGGCTGAAGAGGCCTTCAAGGTTTTACGGGCAGCTTGGGACATTGTCAGCAACCCTGAAAGGCGGAAGGAATATGAAAT GAAACGAATGGCAGAGAATGAGCTGAGCCGGTCAGTGAATGAGTTTCTGTCCAAGCTGCAGGATGACCTCAAAGAAGCAATGAATACTATGATGTGCAGCCGATGCCAGGGAAAGCATAG GAGGTTTGAAATGGACCGGGAACCTAAGAGTGCCAGATACTGTGCTGAGTGTAATAAACTGCATCCTGCTGAGGAAGGAGACTTTTGGGCAGAGTCAAGCATGTTGGGCCTCAAGATCACCTATTTTGCACTGATGGATGGAAAGGTGTATGATATCACAG AATGGGCTGGATGCCAGCGTGTGGGAATCTCCCCAGATACCCACAGAGTCCCCTATCACATCTCATTTGGTTCTCGGATTCCAGGCACTAGTGGGCGGCAGAG AGCAACCCCAGATGCCCCTCCTGCTGACCTTCAGGATTTCTTGAGCCGGATCTTTCAAGTACCCCCAGGCCAGATGCCCAATGGGAATTTCTTTGCAGCTCCTcagcctggccctgggcccaCTGCAGCCTCTAAGCCCAACAGCACAGTACCCAAGGGAGAAGCCAAACCGAAGCGGCGGAAGAAAGTGAGGAGGCCCTTCCAACGTTGA
- the LOC144323183 gene encoding transmembrane protein 198-like isoform X2 has product MEEALLPLAMTSDPRPFNQQLPEPPDPRCVLEPQDNPELAPALVCALCCCFGIIYCCFGYRCFKAVMFLSGLLSGALVIFLLCHKERVLETQLSLEVSAGIALGIGLLCGLVTMLVRSVGLFLTGLLLGLTLGAGALLGTEPIYQPPSAWVPAGGLVGLALLGALLTLRWPRPFTVLGTALLGAAVLVACADYFLEGLALGSRLGQRLQALPALPPLCWYSWVLLGTWPALGALGALAQWKLMDEEHGGHANVVLSHQRRHLQLLRIRQQEAKWHRTPSGVGLCEGGYRPRLPLNTRSPADSLAPSYLQSLRERQLGPGTQAIAPHTVLDLDSDCGSTVPLTTPSGSTQT; this is encoded by the exons ATGGAGGAAGCCTTGTTGCCCCTGGCCATGACCTCTGACCCCAGGCCCTTTAATCAACaactcccagagcctccagaccCAAGATGTGTCTTGGAACCCCAGGACAATCCTGAACTGGCACCCGCCCTGGTGTGTGCTCTTTGCTGCTGCTTTGGAATCATCTACTGCTGCTTCG gCTACCGCTGCTTCAAGGCAGTAATGTTTCTCTCGGGCCTGCTGTCAGGAGCTCTGGTGATCTTCCTGCTGTGCCACAAGGAGCGAGTGCTAGAGACACAGCTGAGCCTGGAGGTGAGCGCGGGCATTGCGCTGGGCATCGGACTCCTCTGTGGCCTGGTCACCATGTTGGTGCGCAGCGTTGGGCTCTTCCTGACTGGTCTCCTGCTAGGCCTAACCCTGGGTGCCGGGGccctgctgggcacagagcccatCTACcaaccaccttcagcctgggtgCCGGCTGGGGGGCTGGTGGGGCTGGCACTGCTGGGAGCCCTGCTCACACTTCGGTGGCCACGTCCATTCACAGTTTTGGGCACAGCCCTGCTGGGTGCTGCGGTGCTGGTGGCCTGTGCTGACTACTTCCTAGAGGGGCTGGCACTGGGCAGTCGGCTGGGCCAACGCTTGCAGGCACTTCCAGCCTTGCCTCCTCTCTGCTGGTATAGCTGGGTCTTGCTGGGCACCTGGCcagccctgggggccctgggggccctggCCCAGTGGAAGCTCATGGATGAGGAACATGGAGGCCACGCCAATG TGGTCTTGAGCCACCAGCGGAGGCATCTTCAGCTCCTTCGGATCCGTCAGCAAGAGGCCAAGTGGCACCGGACGCCCTCCGGGGTGGGGCTCTGTGAAGGCGGCTACCGGCCCCGGCTCCCCCTCAACACCCGGAGCCCTGCTGATAGTCTGGCTCCC AGTTATCTCCAGAGCCTTCGAGAGCGCCAACTGGGACCGGGCACCCAGGCCATAGCCCCCCACACCGTGCTGGACCTAGATTCTGACTGTGGTTCCACTGTACCCCTCACCACACCTTCTGGTTCCACCCAGACCTGA
- the LOC144323183 gene encoding transmembrane protein 198-like isoform X1: MEEALLPLAMTSDPRPFNQQLPEPPDPRCVLEPQDNPELAPALVCALCCCFGIIYCCFGYRCFKAVMFLSGLLSGALVIFLLCHKERVLETQLSLEVSAGIALGIGLLCGLVTMLVRSVGLFLTGLLLGLTLGAGALLGTEPIYQPPSAWVPAGGLVGLALLGALLTLRWPRPFTVLGTALLGAAVLVACADYFLEGLALGSRLGQRLQALPALPPLCWYSWVLLGTWPALGALGALAQWKLMDEEHGGHANAVVLSHQRRHLQLLRIRQQEAKWHRTPSGVGLCEGGYRPRLPLNTRSPADSLAPSYLQSLRERQLGPGTQAIAPHTVLDLDSDCGSTVPLTTPSGSTQT, from the exons ATGGAGGAAGCCTTGTTGCCCCTGGCCATGACCTCTGACCCCAGGCCCTTTAATCAACaactcccagagcctccagaccCAAGATGTGTCTTGGAACCCCAGGACAATCCTGAACTGGCACCCGCCCTGGTGTGTGCTCTTTGCTGCTGCTTTGGAATCATCTACTGCTGCTTCG gCTACCGCTGCTTCAAGGCAGTAATGTTTCTCTCGGGCCTGCTGTCAGGAGCTCTGGTGATCTTCCTGCTGTGCCACAAGGAGCGAGTGCTAGAGACACAGCTGAGCCTGGAGGTGAGCGCGGGCATTGCGCTGGGCATCGGACTCCTCTGTGGCCTGGTCACCATGTTGGTGCGCAGCGTTGGGCTCTTCCTGACTGGTCTCCTGCTAGGCCTAACCCTGGGTGCCGGGGccctgctgggcacagagcccatCTACcaaccaccttcagcctgggtgCCGGCTGGGGGGCTGGTGGGGCTGGCACTGCTGGGAGCCCTGCTCACACTTCGGTGGCCACGTCCATTCACAGTTTTGGGCACAGCCCTGCTGGGTGCTGCGGTGCTGGTGGCCTGTGCTGACTACTTCCTAGAGGGGCTGGCACTGGGCAGTCGGCTGGGCCAACGCTTGCAGGCACTTCCAGCCTTGCCTCCTCTCTGCTGGTATAGCTGGGTCTTGCTGGGCACCTGGCcagccctgggggccctgggggccctggCCCAGTGGAAGCTCATGGATGAGGAACATGGAGGCCACGCCAATG CAGTGGTCTTGAGCCACCAGCGGAGGCATCTTCAGCTCCTTCGGATCCGTCAGCAAGAGGCCAAGTGGCACCGGACGCCCTCCGGGGTGGGGCTCTGTGAAGGCGGCTACCGGCCCCGGCTCCCCCTCAACACCCGGAGCCCTGCTGATAGTCTGGCTCCC AGTTATCTCCAGAGCCTTCGAGAGCGCCAACTGGGACCGGGCACCCAGGCCATAGCCCCCCACACCGTGCTGGACCTAGATTCTGACTGTGGTTCCACTGTACCCCTCACCACACCTTCTGGTTCCACCCAGACCTGA
- the LOC144323183 gene encoding transmembrane protein 198-like isoform X3, with protein MFLSGLLSGALVIFLLCHKERVLETQLSLEVSAGIALGIGLLCGLVTMLVRSVGLFLTGLLLGLTLGAGALLGTEPIYQPPSAWVPAGGLVGLALLGALLTLRWPRPFTVLGTALLGAAVLVACADYFLEGLALGSRLGQRLQALPALPPLCWYSWVLLGTWPALGALGALAQWKLMDEEHGGHANAVVLSHQRRHLQLLRIRQQEAKWHRTPSGVGLCEGGYRPRLPLNTRSPADSLAPSYLQSLRERQLGPGTQAIAPHTVLDLDSDCGSTVPLTTPSGSTQT; from the exons ATGTTTCTCTCGGGCCTGCTGTCAGGAGCTCTGGTGATCTTCCTGCTGTGCCACAAGGAGCGAGTGCTAGAGACACAGCTGAGCCTGGAGGTGAGCGCGGGCATTGCGCTGGGCATCGGACTCCTCTGTGGCCTGGTCACCATGTTGGTGCGCAGCGTTGGGCTCTTCCTGACTGGTCTCCTGCTAGGCCTAACCCTGGGTGCCGGGGccctgctgggcacagagcccatCTACcaaccaccttcagcctgggtgCCGGCTGGGGGGCTGGTGGGGCTGGCACTGCTGGGAGCCCTGCTCACACTTCGGTGGCCACGTCCATTCACAGTTTTGGGCACAGCCCTGCTGGGTGCTGCGGTGCTGGTGGCCTGTGCTGACTACTTCCTAGAGGGGCTGGCACTGGGCAGTCGGCTGGGCCAACGCTTGCAGGCACTTCCAGCCTTGCCTCCTCTCTGCTGGTATAGCTGGGTCTTGCTGGGCACCTGGCcagccctgggggccctgggggccctggCCCAGTGGAAGCTCATGGATGAGGAACATGGAGGCCACGCCAATG CAGTGGTCTTGAGCCACCAGCGGAGGCATCTTCAGCTCCTTCGGATCCGTCAGCAAGAGGCCAAGTGGCACCGGACGCCCTCCGGGGTGGGGCTCTGTGAAGGCGGCTACCGGCCCCGGCTCCCCCTCAACACCCGGAGCCCTGCTGATAGTCTGGCTCCC AGTTATCTCCAGAGCCTTCGAGAGCGCCAACTGGGACCGGGCACCCAGGCCATAGCCCCCCACACCGTGCTGGACCTAGATTCTGACTGTGGTTCCACTGTACCCCTCACCACACCTTCTGGTTCCACCCAGACCTGA